In one Thunnus maccoyii chromosome 12, fThuMac1.1, whole genome shotgun sequence genomic region, the following are encoded:
- the LOC121908096 gene encoding proteasome subunit beta type-5-like — translation MALASVLNSDCADFSFANCQPSGFGCGPGLSGLGFEATPTDSLSFSVRNPLCAGEEDGVERKIEFLHGTTTLAFKFQHGVIVAVDSRATAGSYIASQTVKKVIEINPYLLGTMAGGAADCSFWERLLARQCRIYELRNKERISVAAASKLLANMVYQYKGMGLSMGTMVCGWDKRGPGLYYVDSEGNRVCGDLFAVGSGSMYAYGVMDSGLRQDLTVEEACELGRRAIYQATFRDAYSGGQVNLYHVHSEGWTRVSQQDVLMLHQQYKEQE, via the exons ATGGCTCTTGCTAGTGTGTTGAACAGTGATTGTGCGGATTTTTCATTTGCTAATTGTCAGCCTTCTGGTTTTGGTTGTGGACCCGGACTGAGCGGTCTGGGTTTTGAGGCTACGCCGACAGACAGCCTCAGTTTTTCCGTTAGAAACCCGCTGTGTGCCGGTGAAGAGGATGGCGTCGAGAGGAAAATAGAGTTCCTGCACGGAACCACCACATTAGCATTCAAA TTCCAGCATGGTGTTATTGTTGCAGTGGACTCTCGGGCCACAGCGGGCTCCTACATCGCCTCGCAGACGGTGAAGAAGGTGATTGAGATCAACCCCTACCTGCTGGGCACCATggctggaggagctgcagactGTAGCTTCTGGGAGCGCCTGCTGGCCCGCCAGTGCCGCATTTACGAGCTTCGCAACAAGGAGCGCATCTCGGTGGCAGCAGCCTCAAAACTGCTTGCTAACATGGTGTACCAGTACAAGGGCATGGGACTCAGCATGGGAACCATGGTGTGCGGTTGGGACAAGAGAGGCCCAG GGCTGTACTATGTCGATTCAGAAGGAAACCGGGTGTGTGGCGACCTGTTCGCTGTGGGCTCGGGCTCCATGTACGCCTACGGTGTGATGGACAGTGGCCTGCGGCAAGACCTGACAGTGGAGGAGGCCTGCGAGCTAGGCCGCCGCGCCATCTACCAGGCCACATTCCGCGACGCCTACAGCGGAGGGCAGGTCAACCTGTACCATGTCCACAGCGAGGGCTGGACCAGGGTGTCCCAGCAAGATGTGCTCATGCTGCACCAGCAGTACAAGGAACAGGAGTAG
- the slc7a8b gene encoding large neutral amino acids transporter small subunit 2, with the protein MSEGPRRRSGSSGASQPEPADSQSGVGEDAGGSSDVALKKQIGLVSACGIIIGNIIGSGIFVSPKGVLENASSVGVAMIVWVTTGAITAIGALCYAELGVTIPKSGGDYSYVKDIFGGLAGFLRLWIAVLVMYPTNQAVIALTFANYVLQPLFPSCLPPETGLRLLAAVCLLLLTWVNCHSVRWATCVQDVFTAGKLLALGLIIIIGVVQICKGHYYWLEPAHAFETFRDYDVGLIALSFLQGSFAYGGWNFLNYVTEELVDPYRNLPRAIFISIPVVTFVYVSANVAYVTAMSPQELLASNAVAVTFGEKLLGVMSWIMPISVALSTFGGVNGSLFTSSRLFFAGAREGHLPRLLAMIHVSRCTPIPALLFTLISTLMMLCTSDIYTLINYVGFINYLFYGVTVAGQIVLRFKQPDMYRPIKVSLVWPVIYLLFWAFLLVFSLYSEPIVCGIGLAIMMTGVPIYFLGVYWENKPQCFDNSMGKMTHLCQKLCLVVYPAMEESPEPNGLQNKDKGDGTTSQTTD; encoded by the exons ATGTCCGAGGGTCCGAGGAGGCGGAGCGGCAGCAGCGGGGCCAGTCAGCCGGAGCCCGCAGACTCCCAGTCGGGTGTAGGGGAAGATGCAGGAGGAAGCTCAGATGTGgctctaaaaaaacaaatcgGACTTGTCAGCGCCTGTGGTATTATAATTG GTAACATCATTGGATCCGGGATTTTTGTGAGTCCTAAGGGCGTGCTGGAGAATGCTAGCTCAGTGGGTGTAGCCATGATTGTGTGGGTCACCACGGGAGCGATCACAGCCATTGGTGCTCTCTGCTATGCAGAGTTGGGCGTGACCATCCCCAAGTCGGGGGGAGACTACTCCTATGTCAAGGACATCTTTGGAGGACTGGCTGG TTTCCTTCGTCTGTGGATTGCGGTGTTGGTCATGTACCCCACAAACCAGGCTGTGATCGCTCTCACCTTTGCAAACTACGTCCTGCAGCCCCTCTTTCCCTCCTGCCTCCCACCAGAGACTGGCCTCCGCCTGCTGGCTGCTGTCTGCCTGT TGCTGTTGACCTGGGTGAACTGCCACAGTGTGCGCTGGGCCACGTGTGTCCAAGATGTCTTCACTGCTGGCAAGCTTTTGGCCTTGGGCCTCATCATAATCATAGGTGTCGTCCAGATATGCAAAG GTCATTATTACTGGTTAGAGCCAGCGCATGCCTTCGAGACCTTCCGTGACTATGATGTTGGTCTCATAGCTCTGTCCTTCCTACAAGGCTCCTTTGCTTATGGAGGCTGGAATTTCCTAAACTACGTCACAGAAGAGTTGGTCGACCCTTACAG GAATCTGCCACGTGCAATCTTCATCTCCATCCCCGTGGTCACCTTCGTTTACGTGTCTGCCAACGTGGCCTACGTCACAGCCATGAGCCCCCAAGAGCTGCTGGCTTCCAATGCTGTGGCAGTG ACATTTGGAGAGAAATTGCTAGGAGTAATGTCATGGATCATGCCCATCTCTGTGGCGCTCTCCACCTTCGGGGGGGTCAATGGCTCCCTCTTCACATCGTCGCG gCTGTTTTTTGCCGGAGCGAGGGAAGGTCATCTTCCACGTCTGCTGGCCATGATCCACGTCTCACGCTGCACTCCCATCCCAGCCTTGCTGTTCACT TTGATCTCCACGCTAATGATGTTGTGCACCAGTGACATTTACACTCTTATAAACTACGTGGGTTTCATCAACTACCTCTTCTATGGTGTGACTGTTGCCGGGCAGATTGTCCTGCGCTTCAAACAGCCTGACATGTATCGACCCATCAAG GTGAGCCTGGTATGGCCAGTGATCTACCTGCTGTTCTGGGCCTTCCTGCTGGTCTTTTCCCTCTACTCTGAGCCCATCGTCTGTGGCATTGGTCTGGCCATCATGATGACTGGTGTCCCCATATATTTCCTGGGAGTCTACTGGGAAAACAAGCCACAGTGTTTTGATAATTCTATGG GTAAAATGACTCATCTGTGCCAAAAGCTCTGTTTGGTGGTCTACCCAGCCATGGAGGAGAGCCCAGAGCCCAACGGACttcaaaataaagataaagGAGACGGAACAACCTCACAAACAACTGATTGA
- the prmt5 gene encoding protein arginine N-methyltransferase 5 produces MCHGGNILVNRSKMAPVSSKARATRSSQTSTHSVQIMASASSAGSRVSCGRDLNCVPEVADTLAVVAKLGFDFLCMPLFHPRFSREFELEPAKSRLGAQTRSDLLLCGRDWNTLIVGKLSPWINADSEIETERRNSEAALSQELNFSAYLGLPVFMLPLKGACNANLARVLLNHIHTGHHTSNFWIRVPLMASDDMREDLIENEPTTCIDDSSVDEKTWSWWHSFRTLCDYNKRICLAIEVGADMPSDAVIDKWLGEPIKAAILPTSIFLTNKKGFPVLSKAHQRIIFRLFKLEAQFIFTGTSRHTEKDFRSYLQYLEYLNQNRPAPNAYELFAKGYEDYLQSPLQPLMDNLESQTYEVFEKDPIKYSQYQQAVYKCLLDRVPEEEKDTNVQVLMVLGAGRGPLVNASLRAARQADRKLKVYAVEKNPNAVVTLENWRFEEWGDQVTVVSCDMREWAAPEKADIIVSELLGSFGDNELSPECLDGAQHFLKDDGVSIPCSYTSFLAPLSSSKLYNEVRGCRERDKDPECHFETPYVVRLHNFHQLAEPKACFTFKHPTTDMNNNRYQCLRFSVGCNSVLHGFAGYFETTLYKDVTLSIKPDTHSPGMFSWFPILFPLKQPISISRDDDVTVRFWRCNNGKKVWYEWAVTEPSCSAIHNPAGRSYTIGL; encoded by the exons ATGTGTCATGGCGGTAACATCTTGGTTAACAG ATCCAAGATGGCGCCAGTTTCCTCGAAAGCTAGAGCTACTAGATCATCCCAGACCTCTACCCATTCAGTCCAAATCATGGCGTCCGCCAGCAGCGCGGGGAGCAGGGTGTCCTGCGGGAGGGATTTGAATTGTGTGCCGGAGGTAGCCGACACGTTAGCTGTGGTCGCCAAACTCGG GTTTGACTTCCTGTGCATGCCCCTGTTCCACCCGAGGTTCAGTAGGGAGTTCGAGCTGGAGCCCGCTAAATCCCGACTCGGTGCTCAGACCCGGTCAGACCTGCTTCTATGTGGAAGAG attggAATACTCTCATTGTCGGAAAGCTCTCTCCATGGATCAACGCAGATTCCGAAATTGAGACAGAACGCAGAAATTCAGAGGCC GCTCTTTCACAGGAGCTAAACTTCTCAGCCTACCTGGGTCTGCCTGTTTTCATGCTCCCTCTGAAGGGCGCTTGTAATGCCAACCTGGCCCGTGTGCTGCTAAACCATATCCACACTGGACACCACACCTCAAAT TTCTGGATTCGCGTTCCGCTGATGGCTTCAGACGACATGCGGGAAGATCTGATTGAGAATGAACCGACCACTTGCATCGATGACTCAAGTGTTGATGAGAAGACCTGGAGCTG GTGGCACTCGTTCAGAACCCTTTGTGATTACAACAAGAGGATCTGTCTCG CGATTGAAGTTGGAGCAGACATGCCCTCAGACGCTGTGATTGATAAATGGCTCGGGGAACCAATCAAGGCAGCTATACTTCCCACCAGCATCTTCCTAACTAATAAGAAGGGCTTCCCTGTCTTGTCAAAAGCCCATCAGCGAATAATCTTCCGTCTTTTCAAG TTGGAGGCCCAGTTCATCTTTACAGGCACCAGTCGCCACACTGAGAAGGACTTCCGATCCTACCTGCAGTACCTGGAATACCTCAATCAGAACCGGCCTGCACCCAATGCCTATGAGCTCTTCGCCAAGGGCTATGAAGACTACCTGCAGTCTCCACTCCAG CCCCTTATGGACAACCTGGAGTCTCAGACATATGAAGTATTTGAGAAGGACCCTATTAAATATTCACAGTACCAACAG GCTGTATATAAATGTCTACTTGACAGAGTcccagaggaggagaaagacacCAACGTTCA GGTGTTGATGGTGTTGGGTGCAGGCAGGGGTCCCCTTGTCAATGCATCCCTGCGTGCTgccagacaggcagacaggaagCTGAAGGTGTACGCTGTGGAGAAAAATCCCAATGCTGTAGTCAC GCTAGAGAATTGGCGCTTTGAGGAGTGGGGTGATCAGGTGACAGTGGTGTCATGTGACATGCGGGAATGGGCGGCACCTGAGAAGGCTGACATCATTGTCAGCGAGCTGCTTGGATCCTTTGGTGACAATGAACTCTCCCCTGAGTGCTTAGATGGAGCGCAGCACTTTCTCAAAG ATGACGGAGTAAGCATCCCCTGTTCCTACACATCCTTCCTGGCTCCCCTGTCCTCCTCCAAGCTTTACAATGAGGTGCGGGGGTGCCGGGAACGCGACAAGGACCCTGAGTGCCATTTTGAGACACCCTACGTAGTGCGCCTCCACAACTTCCACCAGTTGGCTGAGCCCAAAGCATGCTTCACCTTCAAACACCCCACAACAG ATATGAACAATAACAGGTATCAGTGTCTCAGATTCTCAGTGGGTTGTAACTCAGTCCTCCATGGCTTTGCTGGCTACTTTGAGACCACGCTGTATAAAGATGTCACACTCA gtATAAAACCAGATACACATTCACCTGGAATGTTCTCCTGGTTCCCCATCCTCTTCCCCCTAAAG CAACCCATCTCCATATCCCGGGATGATGACGTCACAGTGCGATTCTGGCGCTGCAACAACGGGAAGAAAGTGTGGTATGAATGGGCCGTGACCGAGCCCTCCTGCTCTGCCATTCACAACCCCGCAGGACGCTCCTACACCATCGGCCTGTGA